A region of the Corynebacterium falsenii genome:
CTGGCAAGCCGCCCAAAGCGAGGGCGGTCTTGAACGGCGGATCGAAAATGGACGGGTAGGTAATGCCGTTGTCCTTGACGAAGTCCTGAGCCTTCTGGCGGCTCGTCTCGCGGACGTTGATTCCTAGGACGGTGCCCTTGCCGGACTTTTCCAGTTTTTCCTGGACGCGCTGCAGGTCATCGGACTCGCTGCGGCACGGACCGCACCACTGACCCCATGAGTTCAGCACAACGACCTTGCCCTTGTAGTCGTCCAGGTTGATGGTCTTATCACCGATGAGCGCCGGGCCAGAGAAGTTCTGGATCTCCTTGCGCTCGTTTTCTGGGTAACTAATGCTCGTCTGACCACCGGGGCTGACGAACTCGAACGTTCCGCCGGAGGCAACCGCGTTGGTTCCCGCTGTGTTTTCTTCGCTGCAGGCCGTCACGCTGGCCAGCAAAGCAACGGCGGTCAACATCCCCGCAACTGTCTTGATGCGCACTTAAATCTCCTGAGCTGGCTCCGCGTAGAACATGTCCGTCAAGTCGGCCCCGTCGAACACCAGCGAGGTGACGGAGGCCAACTCGCACTGGCGCACGGCTGGGTTGTGGGCCAATGGGAGGCCTTGGACATCACGCTGGATCATCACGATGGGAAGCTGGTGGCTGATCAGCACAGCTTCGTGGCCGCGCGCGGCGGTGCGGGCATCATCGATGGCCTCCCACATGCGATCGCGGATCTGGGTATAGGGTTCCCCCCAGCTCGGCTCGGCGGGCTTGCGCAGCATCGGCCAACGGCGCGGATTCCACAACGCGCTCCGCACGCCCTTGATGTGCAGGCCCTCCAAATCATTGCCTGCCTCGATGATGCGCTCATCCGTCACCACATCCAGCCC
Encoded here:
- a CDS encoding TlpA disulfide reductase family protein; translated protein: MLTAVALLASVTACSEENTAGTNAVASGGTFEFVSPGGQTSISYPENERKEIQNFSGPALIGDKTINLDDYKGKVVVLNSWGQWCGPCRSESDDLQRVQEKLEKSGKGTVLGINVRETSRQKAQDFVKDNGITYPSIFDPPFKTALALGGLPASVIPTTIVLDKQHRPAHVFLKEVTDKELWDVVEPVMNESN
- a CDS encoding histidine phosphatase family protein, whose product is MATIVHLVRHGEVHNPDRILYGRLPGYHLSERGRNMAYATAAELADHDVVRLVASLLQRAQETARPFAEKLGLDVVTDERIIEAGNDLEGLHIKGVRSALWNPRRWPMLRKPAEPSWGEPYTQIRDRMWEAIDDARTAARGHEAVLISHQLPIVMIQRDVQGLPLAHNPAVRQCELASVTSLVFDGADLTDMFYAEPAQEI